In the genome of Nitrososphaerota archaeon, the window GTGAGGTGCTCCCACTGCAACGGGATACAACCGCAGGGGGGTGCGTAGGTGAAGCCAGTACAACGAGCTGCGTTCGTCCCCGTGGAAATTCAGACGGAGACAGTCCTGTTCAGGGGACACCCGATGGTGAGCTCCCTTCATCCCACCACGATCGAAGTTACGACTGAGGAGCACCTCACTCCGAGGGGAGACTGTATAATAGGGGTAGGTGCTTCCAAAGGGTGTGCAGGGCTCAGCGAACCTTTCAAGCAGGCCATTCGTCGCAGAGGGTCGAAGGTAACATTCATCCTGCGGGCCGGAGAGGAGAGGTTTCAGTTCACAGCCCAGGGAGACCCGAGCCTTACCCTTTCTCATCCACGGGACATTGT includes:
- a CDS encoding DUF371 domain-containing protein gives rise to the protein MKPVQRAAFVPVEIQTETVLFRGHPMVSSLHPTTIEVTTEEHLTPRGDCIIGVGASKGCAGLSEPFKQAIRRRGSKVTFILRAGEERFQFTAQGDPSLTLSHPRDIVIRKSRFTSDRTIALGAAAAARDIPARLVACLRDPRTIGALEIQVS